The genomic segment CCGCCACCGCCGTCGAGCTCCACGTGGAAGCGGCTGACCACCACGTATTCGCGCGGGCTGACGATGTTGGCGAAGTGCGGATTGACCTCGCTGGTGATGTACTCGAAATCCACCGGCATCACCGGCGCCCACGCATCGATCAGGTCGGCGAAGGTCTGCTTCAGCAGCAGCTGGATCACGCGCATCTCGGTGGCGGTAAACTCGCGGCCTTCGATCTTGGCCGGGTAGCGGCCGTCGCCGCCGAAGAAGTTGTCCACCATCGTGAACACCAGCTTCGGCTCGAACACGATCAGGCCGACGCCGCGCAGCGGCTTGAACTTCACCAGGTTGAGGTTGGTGGGCACGTACAGCGAATGCAGGTAGTCGCTGAACTTGATGGTCTCGATGCCCCGCACCGACAGCTCGGCGGAGCGGCGCAGCAGGTTGAACAGGCCGATCCGCCACGTGCGCACGAAGCGCTCGTTGATCATCTCCAGCGTCGGCAGGCGTCCGCGGACGATGCGGTCCTGGCTGGCGAAATCGTAGGTCCGCGCCACCGTCGGGTCCTGCGGCGGTTCCTCGGTCTCGATGACGCCGGAGTCGACGCCGTTGAGCAGGGCGTCGATCTCGTCTTGCGACAGCAGGTCACTGGTCATGGCGGCAGGCGTCCGTCACTGCATCACGAAGCTGGTGAAGAGGATCGACTCGGCGCTGGGCTTGCCGGTCTCGGCCACCATCAGTGCCTTCACTTCGCCGAGGGCGGCGTTCTGCAGGCGCTCCTTGCCTTCGCGCGACATCAGGCTGGCGGCGTCCTGCTGCGCGAACAGCATCAGCAGGCGCGCGCGGATGGCCGGCGCATGCAGCTGGATGGCGGTCATCGCCTCGGGATCGCGCGTCATCAGCTGCACTTCCACCTGCAGGTAGCGGGCGCCGCCCGTCTCGCCGACGAGGTTGACGACGAACGGCGGTTCCAGCGCGAAGTACTGGGCGGGCGCGGGCACTTCGCCCGGCTTCTTGGCCTGCGGCGCGTCGGCCTTCTCTTCCTTCGTGCCGTGGCTGGCGAAGTACCACGCACCGCCGCCTGCCGCGCCGGCCGCGATCACCGCCACCAGCCCGATGGTCAGCAGCGACTTGCCGCCCTTGGGCTTGTCGCCCTTGTCGGCCTTGGATTTGCTTGCGTTCTTGTCGGCGGCTGCCACGGCGCGGGATCTCCTGAGGGGTCGATCCAGGGGATGCAAGCGGTGTGCCGTGACGGGGGCGGGAAGCCGACGGGGTTTTGACGGGGAGCCTGCGGCGGCGGGGACTCCCGGTGTGGGAGCGACGTCAGTCGCGATGAAGGATCAGGACGGCTGCCCACTGGGGCTGCCCTGGTCGATCGCGCCAAGTGGCAGGGGTTCCGGGTGCCGACGGTCCGCGTTCGCGACTTACGTCGCTCCCACAGGAGTTCGCCGGGTACCCGGGTAGCCCGTCAGGCGTAAGCGTCGACCAGGCCGCGGGCGGTCATGCGGACGGTGCGGGGCGCCTCGACGGCGGGTTCGCCGGCGTCGGGCCCGCCTTCGCCGTGCTGCGAACCGCCGCCCTTCGACGGCGGTGACTGCTGCTGTCCCACGTCGGCATGCGCCAGCTGGAAGCCCTGCTGGCCCAGCATGTCGCGCAGGCGCGGCAGGCTGCTTTCCAGTGCCTGGCGGACCTCGGCCTGGGCGCTGGAGAAGTCGGCGTGGACGCGGTCGCCTTCCAGGCGCAGCCGGATTTCCACCGTGCCCAGGTCGTTCGGGGTGACCTTGATGTGGGCGTGGCCGATCTTCTGGTCGGCCATCCAGCGCACGGCGTCGCCGATGTCCTCGTCGAAGTGACCGCCATGCAGGTCGGCGCTTGGCGCGTCCATCGCGTTGACGGTGTCGGTGCGCGACAGGCCGAGCGCCTGGTTCGACGCGCCGACGCCGGCCAGCAGGGTGCCGGTCGGCACGGCGGTGTCGCCGTCGTCGCTGCGGAAGGCGTCGACCAGGTCGCGTCCCAGGGTGATCGCCTCGGGCACGGCGGCGGCGACCTGGCCCGTGGCCAGGTGCGTCGCGAAGGACAGCAGGTTCTGCAGCGGCGCCTTGGCGTCGGTCGTGGCAGCGGCCGGCGTCGCGGTCGTCCCGGGGGCGACGGTCTGGCCTGCATCGGCCGCCGGGCCCGTCGCGATCGCGCCCGGCAACGTGGCCGGGATCGCGGCGCGACCGCCGGCCAGCAGCGCATCGGCGGGAAGCGGCGCGTTGGCCGCGGGCTGCGCGCCAGCGAGCAGGAGATGGCCGAGCGGATCGGTGAGCATGGTGGCGGTCGCATCCGCAGCCAGCGCCGGCTGGAGCGGAGGCAGTTCCATCAGGATCGGCGGTACCAGCGACGCCACCGTGGCGTCGTCGGGCGTGTCGTCCTCGGCGGAGGCGCGTGCCGCCTCGTCCTGCCTGCCGGCGACCGCCTTGTCCGGGCGCTGCCGGACGGGCTCCTTGGCTTCGGCGGTGCGCGCGTCCGGTGCACGCGCCGCATCATCGCGCCTGGCAGGACGACGCACCATGTCGTCGAACGCCGGCTTCTTCGCAGGCGCCTCGTTCGTGTCGGCAGGGATGGCCG from the Pseudoxanthomonas sp. genome contains:
- a CDS encoding flagellar basal body-associated FliL family protein — encoded protein: MDRPLRRSRAVAAADKNASKSKADKGDKPKGGKSLLTIGLVAVIAAGAAGGGAWYFASHGTKEEKADAPQAKKPGEVPAPAQYFALEPPFVVNLVGETGGARYLQVEVQLMTRDPEAMTAIQLHAPAIRARLLMLFAQQDAASLMSREGKERLQNAALGEVKALMVAETGKPSAESILFTSFVMQ
- a CDS encoding flagellar hook-length control protein FliK is translated as MPSPTSALNFAMKAPSPSTASAIPADTNEAPAKKPAFDDMVRRPARRDDAARAPDARTAEAKEPVRQRPDKAVAGRQDEAARASAEDDTPDDATVASLVPPILMELPPLQPALAADATATMLTDPLGHLLLAGAQPAANAPLPADALLAGGRAAIPATLPGAIATGPAADAGQTVAPGTTATPAAATTDAKAPLQNLLSFATHLATGQVAAAVPEAITLGRDLVDAFRSDDGDTAVPTGTLLAGVGASNQALGLSRTDTVNAMDAPSADLHGGHFDEDIGDAVRWMADQKIGHAHIKVTPNDLGTVEIRLRLEGDRVHADFSSAQAEVRQALESSLPRLRDMLGQQGFQLAHADVGQQQSPPSKGGGSQHGEGGPDAGEPAVEAPRTVRMTARGLVDAYA
- the fliM gene encoding flagellar motor switch protein FliM translates to MTSDLLSQDEIDALLNGVDSGVIETEEPPQDPTVARTYDFASQDRIVRGRLPTLEMINERFVRTWRIGLFNLLRRSAELSVRGIETIKFSDYLHSLYVPTNLNLVKFKPLRGVGLIVFEPKLVFTMVDNFFGGDGRYPAKIEGREFTATEMRVIQLLLKQTFADLIDAWAPVMPVDFEYITSEVNPHFANIVSPREYVVVSRFHVELDGGGGDLHVTLPYSMLEPIRELLDAGIQSDRVHDDDSFRVTLHEQLRGAEVTVSSVLAEKRINLRELTRLKVGDILPIDLPKSVPVCVEQVPVFTGEFGISNGQNAVKITAHHPPGSRHQPAPPRHALAPVAFQDATP